From a region of the Bacteroidota bacterium genome:
- the lptC gene encoding LPS export ABC transporter periplasmic protein LptC, which yields MQVYKAILISLIASTLIFQACQEKSMEDVDIITKERNIPNETAIDIEFIFSDSGIVKAKIVSPLLEQFRGEKPYSEMRNGLEATFYDPSGRANAFLTSKYGKRITNEKLIELKDSVVVVNINGDTLNTEELFWDERKDIVYSNRSVRVKTEDEIIYSNGFESDPTFSYYKFYQITGTISLAE from the coding sequence ATGCAAGTTTATAAAGCGATTTTAATAAGTTTAATTGCTAGCACACTCATTTTTCAAGCTTGTCAGGAAAAAAGCATGGAAGATGTTGATATTATTACCAAGGAGCGAAATATCCCAAATGAGACCGCCATTGATATTGAATTTATCTTCAGTGATTCCGGCATAGTAAAAGCAAAAATAGTATCTCCATTATTAGAACAATTCAGGGGCGAAAAACCTTACTCAGAAATGAGAAACGGGCTTGAAGCTACTTTTTATGACCCATCTGGCAGAGCAAATGCATTTCTTACTTCAAAATATGGTAAGCGAATAACCAATGAAAAGCTGATCGAGTTAAAAGACAGTGTTGTTGTCGTTAATATTAATGGAGACACACTTAATACCGAGGAATTATTTTGGGATGAACGAAAAGATATCGTTTATTCTAACCGATCGGTTAGAGTAAAAACTGAAGATGAAATTATATACAGCAATGGTTTCGAATCAGATCCGACCTTTAGCTATTATAAGTTTTATCAAATAACCGGTACAATAAGTTTGGCTGAATAA
- the fsa gene encoding fructose-6-phosphate aldolase — MKFFVDTANLDAIREVNDLGILDGVTTNPSLMAKEGIKGQDNILNHYKAICEIVEGDVSAEVIATDMETMLKEAEVLANIAPNIVVKVPMIKEGLKVIKILASKGIKTNCTLVFSAGQAILAAKAGATYISPFLGRLDDISRDGIQLIDQLVHIFNIQAYKTEILAASIRSPMHIVQCAELGADVVTCPPDSILKLLNHPLTDIGLENFLKDYNKSQE, encoded by the coding sequence ATGAAATTTTTTGTAGATACAGCAAACTTGGACGCTATTCGAGAAGTCAACGATCTTGGAATTCTGGATGGAGTAACTACTAATCCTAGTCTGATGGCGAAGGAGGGGATTAAAGGACAGGATAATATTTTAAATCATTATAAAGCAATTTGCGAAATAGTCGAAGGCGATGTTAGTGCTGAGGTAATTGCTACTGATATGGAAACAATGTTGAAGGAGGCTGAAGTTTTGGCAAATATTGCTCCCAACATTGTCGTTAAAGTGCCGATGATTAAAGAAGGATTGAAGGTTATCAAAATTCTTGCATCCAAAGGTATCAAAACAAACTGTACACTGGTATTCTCAGCTGGTCAGGCTATACTTGCTGCAAAGGCAGGAGCTACTTATATTTCACCTTTCCTTGGTCGTTTAGATGATATTAGTCGTGACGGAATCCAATTAATTGACCAGTTGGTGCATATTTTTAATATTCAAGCCTACAAAACGGAGATTTTAGCTGCTTCCATCCGAAGCCCGATGCATATTGTTCAATGTGCTGAACTGGGTGCTGATGTAGTTACATGTCCTCCAGATAGTATTTTAAAACTATTAAACCACCCTTTAACTGATATTGGATTAGAGAACTTCCTGAAAGATTACAACAAATCTCAGGAATAA
- a CDS encoding OmpA family protein, with protein sequence MKKIAIIYILIFCFFGSKGQKQIQFSEPEKLNSHINSEAEEGFPFLSMDGKSLYYTRTFHPLNVGGKLAGQDIWFSQGIGTDNWTASINDFPLLNNKNNNAIVGQSRDGKTLYLLNVYTSGNFMEYGISSWQIDSDEQPVKMEIPNLFISGKYYGFYMHPDGEVLLISAELERSKGQEDIYIAIKDTNGKWQKPINVGGAINSSGFEISPFITDDLQTIYFTSSGRGGKGGADIFMSTKRGKKWNSWRPAKNLGKPINSKGFDAYFMIRNGDAYFSSNRDADHSDIFYTHIITKEELESLLPQPQTVYFGLNSYMISGSSKTILDQIVKLMSENENLHVDLSGYTCKIGNELDNLNLAEMRANSVSDYLQIYGIDDDRIKQQTLGNKEAMKFDDDENIQKSFRKVIINFKYM encoded by the coding sequence ATGAAGAAGATTGCTATCATCTATATCTTGATTTTTTGTTTCTTTGGTTCAAAGGGGCAAAAGCAAATTCAATTCTCAGAACCCGAAAAGCTCAATAGTCATATTAATTCAGAGGCTGAAGAAGGCTTCCCCTTTCTAAGTATGGATGGGAAAAGTTTGTATTATACCAGGACTTTCCATCCTTTGAATGTAGGTGGGAAATTGGCTGGACAAGATATCTGGTTTAGTCAAGGAATAGGAACTGATAACTGGACAGCGTCAATAAATGATTTCCCTTTGTTAAACAATAAAAACAACAATGCTATTGTTGGGCAAAGCAGAGATGGTAAAACCTTATACCTATTAAATGTTTACACTTCAGGTAATTTTATGGAATATGGGATTTCTTCTTGGCAAATTGATAGTGACGAACAACCTGTTAAGATGGAAATACCCAACTTATTTATTAGCGGAAAATATTATGGCTTTTATATGCATCCGGATGGAGAAGTTCTCTTGATCTCAGCCGAATTGGAACGTAGCAAAGGTCAGGAAGATATTTACATTGCCATTAAAGACACGAATGGAAAATGGCAAAAACCTATTAATGTTGGTGGTGCTATTAATAGCTCTGGATTTGAAATATCGCCTTTTATTACAGATGATTTACAAACAATTTATTTTACGTCCTCAGGCCGAGGGGGTAAAGGCGGAGCTGATATTTTCATGTCTACAAAAAGAGGCAAAAAATGGAATAGTTGGCGCCCCGCAAAGAATTTGGGCAAACCTATTAATTCCAAAGGCTTTGATGCCTATTTTATGATTAGAAATGGAGACGCTTATTTTTCATCAAATAGAGATGCTGATCACAGTGATATTTTTTATACGCATATTATTACAAAAGAAGAGTTGGAATCTCTACTTCCTCAACCGCAAACAGTTTATTTTGGATTAAATTCTTATATGATTAGTGGTAGTTCAAAAACCATTCTTGATCAAATTGTGAAGTTGATGAGTGAAAATGAAAACTTACATGTTGATTTGTCGGGTTATACCTGTAAAATTGGTAATGAGTTGGATAATTTAAATTTAGCTGAAATGAGAGCAAATTCAGTAAGTGATTATCTGCAAATCTATGGGATTGACGATGATAGAATTAAGCAACAAACGCTGGGTAATAAAGAAGCCATGAAGTTTGATGATGACGAAAATATCCAAAAAAGTTTTCGAAAAGTCATTATCAATTTTAAGTATATGTAA
- a CDS encoding PorP/SprF family type IX secretion system membrane protein — MIKRIIILLFLAMGYSSYSQQVMLLNQYQVDPFSINPAFAGQTNQVYVNLNYRKQWAGFTNAPAVYYLNAHSLLGEKPPKSYEPMSIRIADPSKYESLYKRKSKKIRQGIGANIQNENFGQIRRFSTGISYALHMQIGKKYNLSGGITAGLLTYNFSSDNLTLIEANDQTFQDFVGQNLSNSFLNINAGLLFYADNFYIGYSANQIYKNQIWFVSNSSAIELKTHHILHAQYHILSNGPYSFKPGFLMRYTADVPLSFDLSTSVDYNNKYWGGIIYRFNSAIALFGGMNYRNMRFAYSFDLNTNALINYNSGSHEILMGLVF, encoded by the coding sequence ATGATAAAGCGAATTATTATATTATTATTTCTTGCTATGGGCTATTCGTCATATAGTCAGCAAGTTATGTTGCTTAATCAGTATCAGGTCGATCCATTTAGTATCAATCCAGCCTTTGCCGGACAAACCAATCAGGTATATGTCAATTTAAATTACAGAAAACAATGGGCAGGTTTTACAAATGCACCAGCGGTTTATTATTTGAATGCGCATTCGTTACTAGGAGAAAAGCCCCCTAAATCCTATGAACCTATGTCTATAAGGATAGCTGATCCTTCAAAATACGAAAGCCTTTATAAGCGTAAATCAAAAAAAATACGACAAGGAATTGGCGCCAATATTCAAAATGAAAACTTTGGTCAAATAAGGCGTTTCTCAACAGGGATATCATATGCTTTACATATGCAAATCGGAAAAAAATATAACTTATCGGGTGGAATAACCGCAGGTTTATTAACCTATAATTTTTCTTCAGATAATTTGACTTTAATTGAAGCCAATGATCAAACATTTCAAGATTTTGTAGGGCAAAACTTATCAAATAGTTTTTTGAATATTAATGCAGGCTTATTGTTTTATGCTGATAATTTTTACATAGGTTATTCCGCTAATCAGATTTATAAAAACCAAATTTGGTTTGTTTCCAACAGTTCTGCAATTGAATTAAAAACCCATCATATTTTGCATGCTCAATACCATATTTTGAGTAATGGACCTTATAGTTTTAAGCCTGGATTTTTGATGCGATATACTGCTGACGTCCCTCTTTCATTTGATTTATCGACATCAGTGGATTATAATAATAAATATTGGGGAGGTATTATTTACCGCTTTAATAGTGCTATTGCTTTATTTGGAGGAATGAATTATCGAAATATGCGGTTTGCTTATTCATTTGATTTGAATACAAATGCATTGATAAATTATAATTCCGGTAGTCATGAAATTTTAATGGGATTGGTTTTTTAA
- a CDS encoding HYR domain-containing protein, giving the protein MELSTSSLYKYRLFSLLFFMWCVVLNSFATTITVTSNSDSGSGSLRAAISAASSGDVINFHNSLANDSIVLTSGFINIGNKHLSIQGLGADKLSISGRYSQSIFVVSSGFNLQLEDLTIRDGKSTGSNQGGAIRNAGTLTVNRCYFANNHALAEGGAIFNTGTVFINESTFSYNSADSAGGAIFNSGGLIKIQNSTISYNSASIGGGINNKSISSVVPIAEIISSTIVFNYASDKGGGFANTFLNYQDTVITVFSSSIIALNNCSKFYGNDIYRGLSSRCYMNSNGYNLIGNSDSSGLQGSTGDIVGNSTSRINPLVGNLGYYGGSTMTHKLLCGSPALDNGDPFSSLSTDQRLLSRNFNGIADIGSFESQEDLYIPFFNLGPDVDTCMGVVILYIAGRASDSVNWLKTDQTLLLANSKSYTHITGVKDSIVGEVISLAGCAGYDTVIVSFHDNTKPVISNCPTSITTYSGLSACEAIVNWAEPFATDNCHVDTFYSNFHSGDTFSIGTNVVTYTAIDDAAESTSCSFNVIVKDSINPVISCLSDITTVNKSNLCGDTITFIPPIGTDNCLGATIKLVKGLSPGSLFPVGTTEEVYVVSDVSGNTDSCRFNITVNDIEIPQIDCRADTIITADSGLCEAVFEYDLPLVEDNCNNLTLTLTAGLPTGNPFPIGETIVRYEVADPSGNKSSCSFKVTVKDDEKPIIQCPAKIESCDSIVDFNLPVYSDNCSSSTLTQLSGFSTGSIFPVGSTYNIFQATDLAGNSAVCSLEIQVHPKPKIALSADTTIYYGDGIYLYVHTNDSLDFDWTPISFLDDPYSHAPFASPSASTTFIVNATSKNGCIAADSIFIQVLFEVLIPTAFTPGNSDGMLKNENWELKGIRMYPTCEVSIFNSWGDKIFSSVGYTKAWNGTLNDRDLPTGSYFYIVDLNDGQKPLSGTVTIIR; this is encoded by the coding sequence ATGGAACTCTCTACTAGCTCATTATATAAATACAGACTATTTAGTCTCCTCTTTTTTATGTGGTGTGTTGTATTGAATTCCTTTGCAACTACTATCACCGTTACTTCAAATTCTGATTCAGGATCAGGTTCTTTACGAGCAGCAATTTCAGCGGCAAGCAGTGGCGATGTCATTAATTTTCACAATTCGCTAGCCAATGATAGTATTGTGCTAACAAGTGGTTTTATTAACATTGGAAATAAACATTTATCAATCCAAGGACTTGGTGCAGATAAATTAAGTATAAGTGGTCGTTATTCTCAAAGCATTTTTGTTGTTTCATCTGGTTTCAATCTTCAGTTGGAAGATTTGACCATTCGAGATGGAAAATCGACTGGATCTAATCAGGGAGGTGCAATACGAAATGCAGGTACCTTAACAGTGAATAGATGTTACTTTGCAAATAATCATGCACTTGCCGAAGGTGGAGCAATATTTAATACAGGTACTGTTTTTATTAATGAAAGCACTTTTTCTTACAATTCAGCCGATTCGGCAGGTGGGGCAATATTCAATTCCGGTGGATTGATAAAAATTCAAAATTCAACAATCTCCTATAACAGTGCTTCTATTGGTGGTGGAATCAATAATAAATCCATTTCATCAGTTGTTCCTATTGCCGAAATTATCAGTAGCACCATTGTATTTAATTATGCTTCGGATAAAGGAGGTGGTTTTGCAAACACTTTCCTTAATTATCAGGATACGGTCATTACAGTTTTCTCAAGCTCAATAATTGCGCTCAATAACTGTTCAAAGTTTTATGGAAATGATATTTATCGAGGACTATCATCTCGTTGCTATATGAATAGCAATGGGTATAATTTAATTGGGAATAGCGATAGTTCTGGATTGCAAGGATCTACAGGTGATATTGTTGGAAACTCCACTAGCCGTATTAATCCATTAGTGGGAAATCTTGGCTATTATGGAGGTTCAACCATGACACATAAATTATTATGTGGAAGTCCAGCCTTGGATAATGGTGATCCTTTCAGCAGTTTAAGCACCGATCAAAGATTATTGTCACGTAACTTCAATGGAATTGCAGACATTGGCTCTTTTGAAAGTCAGGAGGATTTATATATTCCCTTTTTTAACTTAGGGCCAGATGTAGATACTTGCATGGGGGTAGTAATTCTGTACATTGCAGGTCGCGCATCCGATTCAGTAAATTGGCTTAAAACTGACCAAACACTCTTATTAGCAAATAGCAAAAGCTACACACACATTACAGGAGTGAAAGACTCGATAGTTGGAGAGGTAATTAGCCTTGCTGGTTGTGCCGGTTACGATACTGTAATTGTTAGTTTTCATGACAATACAAAGCCTGTCATTTCTAATTGTCCAACATCAATAACAACCTATTCAGGACTTTCTGCTTGTGAAGCAATTGTAAATTGGGCAGAACCTTTTGCAACCGACAACTGTCATGTCGATACATTTTATAGTAATTTCCATTCAGGAGATACTTTTTCCATAGGAACGAATGTGGTCACCTATACGGCAATAGATGATGCCGCTGAATCAACAAGCTGTTCATTCAATGTTATTGTTAAAGATTCAATTAATCCTGTTATTTCTTGTTTATCGGATATTACTACAGTAAATAAATCAAATCTTTGTGGAGATACCATCACTTTTATTCCACCGATAGGAACTGATAATTGTTTGGGAGCTACAATAAAATTGGTTAAAGGATTGAGTCCAGGATCACTGTTTCCGGTTGGTACTACTGAGGAGGTATATGTTGTGTCAGATGTGTCAGGAAATACAGATAGCTGTCGTTTTAATATTACTGTAAACGATATAGAGATTCCGCAAATAGATTGTCGAGCTGATACCATAATCACAGCAGATAGTGGATTATGTGAAGCTGTATTTGAGTATGATCTGCCACTAGTTGAAGATAATTGCAATAATTTAACGCTCACTTTGACAGCAGGCTTGCCAACTGGCAATCCATTTCCAATTGGTGAAACAATTGTTCGTTATGAAGTTGCTGATCCTTCAGGAAATAAGTCTTCATGTTCATTTAAGGTAACTGTAAAAGATGATGAAAAACCGATTATCCAATGTCCTGCAAAAATCGAATCGTGCGATAGCATTGTTGATTTTAATCTGCCTGTGTATAGTGATAATTGTTCATCTTCAACTTTGACACAATTGAGTGGTTTCTCCACAGGCTCGATATTTCCAGTTGGGTCAACCTATAATATTTTTCAAGCAACCGATTTAGCTGGAAATTCAGCAGTTTGTTCCTTAGAAATTCAGGTTCATCCAAAACCTAAAATAGCATTGAGTGCAGATACAACTATCTATTATGGAGATGGTATTTATCTGTATGTGCATACAAATGATTCATTGGATTTTGATTGGACACCTATTAGTTTTCTAGATGATCCTTATTCACATGCACCATTTGCATCACCATCAGCGAGTACAACATTTATTGTGAATGCTACTTCTAAGAATGGATGTATTGCAGCAGATTCAATTTTTATTCAAGTATTATTTGAAGTTTTAATCCCGACAGCATTTACTCCTGGAAATTCAGACGGAATGCTGAAAAATGAAAATTGGGAACTGAAAGGTATCAGGATGTATCCTACCTGTGAGGTAAGTATTTTCAATTCCTGGGGTGATAAAATATTTAGTTCTGTTGGCTACACTAAAGCATGGAATGGAACATTGAACGATCGCGATCTTCCTACGGGAAGCTATTTTTATATTGTAGATTTAAATGATGGTCAAAAGCCATTGAGTGGAACAGTGACAATAATCAGATGA
- a CDS encoding ABC transporter permease, producing MNKFKYIINREYSIRVRKRTFWILTFLLPVLYAGLIGFSVYMSMNPGYEKQQVTIIDYSGLFDNYFQDGDDIKFSYAESGAEDQILELMKEQKDFHLLVIPEFDINSPATFKLSSSKNSANFVEGKLKHDLATRIKDERIVKLGLEKEVIMQLDPNISINHEKVGPAGSERDNTDQSMAVSTIAGFLIYMFVFIYGSLVMRGIHEEKQNRIVEIIVSSVKPFELMMGKIIGVALVGLTQFFLWVLLIIGITFIGMKLPDLGVQNAQAGMDSFISGIATLNFPLILSMFLVYFIGGYLLYSSLLGAIAAAVDNQSDMQQFMLPITIPLIIAIVAMQAVIRAPHSPVAVWMSIIPFTSPIIMIARIPFQVPPYQIVISIALLIATFIFTVWIAGKIYRVGILLHGSKITYKDLWKWMFYK from the coding sequence ATGAATAAGTTTAAATATATAATTAACAGGGAGTATTCCATTCGAGTAAGAAAAAGAACATTTTGGATTTTAACCTTTTTGTTACCTGTTTTATATGCAGGGCTAATTGGTTTTTCGGTTTATATGTCAATGAATCCGGGATATGAAAAACAGCAAGTCACAATTATTGATTATTCGGGTTTATTTGATAATTATTTTCAGGATGGTGATGACATTAAATTCTCATATGCTGAAAGTGGGGCAGAAGATCAAATTTTAGAGCTTATGAAGGAGCAGAAGGATTTCCATTTGTTGGTAATTCCTGAATTTGATATTAATAGTCCGGCCACTTTTAAATTGTCGTCAAGTAAAAACAGTGCAAATTTTGTTGAAGGGAAGTTGAAACATGATTTGGCGACACGAATAAAAGATGAACGTATTGTTAAACTGGGTTTGGAAAAGGAAGTAATAATGCAACTCGATCCAAACATCAGCATAAATCATGAAAAGGTTGGTCCGGCTGGTAGCGAAAGAGATAATACCGATCAATCGATGGCTGTATCAACTATCGCTGGATTTCTAATTTATATGTTCGTATTTATCTATGGTAGCCTGGTTATGCGAGGTATTCACGAAGAAAAGCAAAACAGAATAGTAGAAATAATAGTTTCATCTGTTAAGCCCTTTGAATTAATGATGGGTAAAATAATTGGGGTGGCCTTAGTAGGTTTAACACAATTCTTTTTATGGGTTTTACTCATAATAGGAATTACATTTATTGGAATGAAGTTGCCAGATTTAGGTGTTCAAAATGCACAAGCCGGAATGGATAGTTTTATTAGTGGAATAGCCACTTTAAATTTTCCATTAATTCTCTCCATGTTTCTGGTGTATTTTATTGGTGGATATCTATTATACAGTTCTTTATTGGGTGCCATAGCAGCAGCTGTTGATAATCAATCTGATATGCAACAATTTATGTTGCCAATTACCATTCCTTTGATTATTGCCATTGTTGCCATGCAGGCAGTTATTCGTGCTCCTCATAGTCCTGTAGCAGTATGGATGTCAATTATACCTTTTACATCACCAATAATAATGATTGCAAGGATTCCATTCCAGGTTCCGCCCTATCAAATAGTGATTTCAATAGCCTTGTTAATAGCCACCTTTATTTTCACAGTATGGATTGCCGGTAAGATATATCGAGTGGGTATTTTATTGCATGGAAGTAAAATTACCTATAAGGATTTGTGGAAATGGATGTTTTATAAATAG
- a CDS encoding ABC transporter ATP-binding protein, which yields MNVLEVKSVSKSYGSHLVLNDISLEIPKNKIYGLLGPNGAGKTTLIRIINQIISLDKGEIIFNGQKMRRDFVERIGYLPEERGLYAKMKVGEHMIYLAALKGMTGAAAKDKIKAYLKEFDIYNWWNKKVEQLSKGMQQKLQFIIAIMHDPDFVILDEPFTGFDPVNVELVKSKIRELRDQGTTFMLSTHRMESVEELCDSVSMIDQANKVLDGNKREIRENYSQNIFELIYDGNFSNDIIRENQYWKSIETNEVDEWGKSKIRFKLLENVHVNDVMPLWMEYGQIYSVNEIIPSMNDIFISLVNRKIDE from the coding sequence ATGAATGTACTTGAAGTTAAGTCAGTTTCTAAATCCTATGGAAGTCATTTGGTTTTAAACGACATTTCATTAGAAATTCCTAAAAACAAAATATATGGTTTATTAGGGCCCAATGGTGCGGGAAAAACAACCCTCATTCGAATAATTAATCAAATCATCTCTCTCGATAAAGGTGAAATCATTTTTAACGGACAAAAAATGAGGAGAGATTTTGTTGAAAGAATTGGCTATTTACCTGAAGAAAGAGGGCTTTATGCCAAAATGAAAGTTGGAGAGCATATGATTTATTTAGCAGCACTTAAAGGAATGACAGGTGCGGCTGCTAAAGATAAAATCAAAGCCTATTTAAAAGAATTTGATATCTACAATTGGTGGAATAAAAAAGTGGAGCAGTTGTCCAAAGGAATGCAACAGAAATTACAGTTTATCATTGCCATTATGCATGATCCTGATTTCGTTATTCTCGATGAACCCTTTACGGGTTTTGACCCTGTAAATGTTGAATTGGTAAAGTCAAAGATCAGAGAATTAAGAGATCAGGGGACAACATTCATGCTGTCAACTCATCGCATGGAATCTGTTGAAGAACTTTGTGATTCTGTTAGTATGATCGATCAGGCCAATAAAGTGCTTGATGGCAATAAACGGGAAATTAGAGAAAATTATAGCCAAAATATTTTTGAACTGATTTATGACGGAAATTTTTCCAATGATATTATTCGAGAAAATCAGTATTGGAAGTCAATTGAAACCAATGAAGTTGATGAATGGGGTAAATCAAAAATTCGATTTAAACTGCTTGAAAATGTTCATGTTAATGATGTGATGCCCCTATGGATGGAATATGGACAAATATATTCAGTAAATGAAATCATACCATCCATGAATGATATTTTTATTTCACTCGTCAATAGAAAAATCGATGAATAA
- a CDS encoding thymidine kinase, giving the protein MFIEPLLNRHLNKGWIEVIAGPMFSGKTEELIRRLKRAKIANFKVSIFKPKVDNRYSANEVVSHDANAIASIIVDRPIEIVEYYDDADVIGVDEVQFFNEAIVDVLQYLALKGKRVIVAGLDMDSNGKPFGPMPALLTVSEYVTKLHAICMDCGSLATHSYRLSKDKSRILIGEKDNYEPLCRHCFHKKTIAEETE; this is encoded by the coding sequence ATGTTCATCGAACCCTTGCTAAATAGGCACCTTAATAAAGGATGGATAGAAGTAATTGCCGGACCCATGTTCAGTGGCAAAACTGAGGAATTAATTCGCAGGTTGAAGAGGGCTAAAATTGCAAATTTCAAAGTTTCTATTTTCAAACCCAAAGTTGATAACCGCTACAGTGCGAATGAAGTTGTTTCACATGATGCCAATGCCATAGCCTCTATTATTGTTGATCGTCCTATTGAAATTGTAGAATATTATGATGATGCAGATGTAATTGGTGTTGATGAAGTACAATTTTTCAACGAAGCGATTGTAGATGTTTTGCAATACTTAGCACTTAAAGGGAAAAGAGTGATTGTGGCTGGTTTAGATATGGATTCAAATGGAAAACCATTTGGCCCTATGCCGGCACTTTTAACCGTGTCTGAATATGTAACTAAGCTGCATGCAATTTGTATGGATTGTGGTAGTTTGGCAACGCATTCTTATCGTTTGTCAAAAGATAAATCGCGGATTTTGATTGGTGAGAAGGATAACTATGAACCTCTTTGCAGGCATTGTTTTCATAAGAAAACAATAGCTGAAGAAACGGAATAA
- the rodA gene encoding rod shape-determining protein RodA, which translates to MQENSYSKNFEWLISTLVLALIIIGIFNIYSAEYSDGQEKVIDFSSSVGKQIIWFGISILMFIIILILDIRFFINFSYPIYAFTLLLLLATLIIGKEVAGSKSWIIFGGFSLQPSELAKFGTVLALARFIDTTDINVAKFKHFAIAFLIIGLPMGLIVLQNDFGSAIVFSSLFLVLYRQGLPSLFLFTPILFAILFVLVLLVNFLFIIGVLVLVAIIFIYFTTNRLRAVFISLAAIVIVSAFMFSVDHIFEKVLQPHQQSRINVLLHKEVDLQGSGYNVHQSLIAIGSGGVTGKGFLNGTQTKFNFIPEQKTDFIFCTIGEEYGFFGSVGLLVLFIGLILRILYISEKQKFRYTRIFGYGVLSIIFLHFAVNIGMTLGLFPVIGIPLPFISYGGSSLLGFTLMIGVFLKLELEYRHYFN; encoded by the coding sequence ATGCAGGAGAATAGCTATAGTAAAAACTTTGAATGGCTAATTTCAACACTGGTATTGGCTTTAATAATAATTGGAATTTTCAATATTTATTCTGCTGAATATAGTGATGGCCAGGAAAAAGTAATTGATTTTAGCTCGAGTGTTGGAAAACAAATCATATGGTTTGGAATTAGTATTCTCATGTTCATTATCATCTTGATATTGGATATTCGTTTTTTCATCAATTTTTCTTATCCCATTTATGCTTTTACCCTATTGTTATTATTGGCTACATTAATTATTGGGAAAGAGGTTGCTGGTTCAAAATCCTGGATAATTTTTGGGGGATTTAGCTTGCAACCTTCTGAGTTGGCCAAATTTGGAACCGTATTGGCACTTGCCCGATTTATTGATACGACTGATATTAATGTGGCAAAATTCAAGCATTTTGCTATAGCATTTTTAATAATTGGTCTTCCAATGGGGCTTATTGTTCTGCAAAATGATTTTGGATCAGCCATTGTTTTTTCTTCCCTATTTTTAGTTTTATACCGACAAGGATTACCCAGTTTATTCCTGTTTACCCCCATTCTTTTTGCCATATTATTTGTGTTGGTATTGCTTGTTAATTTTCTCTTCATCATAGGGGTATTGGTTCTGGTTGCTATTATATTCATTTATTTTACTACTAATCGTCTGCGAGCAGTTTTTATCAGCTTAGCTGCTATAGTAATTGTTTCTGCATTTATGTTTAGTGTCGATCATATTTTCGAAAAAGTATTGCAACCTCATCAGCAGTCAAGAATAAATGTTTTATTGCACAAAGAGGTTGATTTGCAGGGATCGGGATACAATGTCCACCAATCCCTTATTGCCATAGGTTCTGGTGGTGTAACGGGGAAGGGGTTTTTAAATGGAACGCAAACAAAGTTTAACTTTATTCCTGAACAAAAAACGGATTTTATTTTTTGCACCATCGGTGAAGAATATGGATTTTTTGGAAGTGTTGGCTTATTAGTATTGTTTATTGGGTTGATATTAAGGATATTATATATCTCGGAAAAACAAAAGTTCAGGTATACCCGCATTTTTGGTTATGGCGTTCTATCCATAATTTTTCTTCACTTTGCGGTGAATATAGGAATGACTTTGGGTTTATTTCCTGTGATTGGCATTCCGCTTCCTTTTATTAGTTACGGAGGTTCATCCCTTTTGGGATTTACATTGATGATAGGTGTATTTCTGAAGCTGGAATTAGAATACCGGCATTACTTCAATTAG